TTTGGCAGTAATTATCGTGAACAACATCTGCCTATGATTCAGCTGAAAAGATGAATGTGATGCTAGACAATGTCAGTAACTGAAGAAAACATGGAATTTGAAAAGGATGAAACACACATGAGCAGATGCAACTTACAAGATTACTGCTGAAGAAATAGTGATAATCCCCCTAGATGCGGATCTCTGGAACATGCTGCATCTTTTGTTTCATGCCCTTATTGTTCCATTGAGCTTTGAAATCCACGTGGAGACCAAGCAACCAAAGCTTCTTAAGACAGTGACAGTTTTCAATTCCTTGAGGGACTGTAGCTAGCTTTGGTAGCGATGTAATGTATATACCCTCAATGACTGGAAGTGAACCATGTCCAATGTCCAGAAAACTCACATCATGCAAACCCATCAAAACAAGTGTCTTAAGGTGAGTGAAGGAGTCAGCAGGAACAACTAATTCGTGTTTACTGTTTATGTTGTTGAGTCTTAGATAGGACAGGTGTGGGGCATGTGATGCGAGGAACACCAATGGATCTTCTCCCCCAAGGTGACAACCGCTAAGAGCTAGATACTTAAGATTTCCCCCATGGTGCTCAAACATTGGGCACTTCAGTGTTCTGCCAGCCCAACAACCTCTGACAATCAACCTGTGGAGCTTTGTGGAAGTTGGTTTGAGATCCTCAAAAGAAAGTGGCTCATTCACATTACTAGCAGAGAGAAGCAAGCTATCAAGAAGCGGCATCATTGACAAAACCTTACAAATCTTGCTACAATGGGCAGTAGTTATGTTTTCAATCCACACGCTCCTTAGCTGCATCATATTCTCAAGCTGCTCGGCCAAGTAAATACTTGATTGCACAGTCTCAAGAGTTTGAAGTTCTTCCAGATTTGAAAGCCCTATAGGTGCCTCCACTCCAACAAAGTACCGGAACTCTGACTGCTTCACATCAGCATATCTGTCAGCAAGAATGTGCCTAAGCTTAGTGAGCTTCACAATCCCATGTGGCAGATTTCTAATATTGGTTGACTTGACATCAAGAGTCTGAAGATTGATGAGATTCTCTATAGATTCTGGCAGTACGCTTATTCCTGTATTTCTCAGACCAATGTAACGTAGATTAAACAGATGACCAATTGATGCAGGTAATGTGGTGACTTCTGAGTCTTGCAATTCAAGGACAGTAAGGTATTTGGATTCAGATAATATTGAAGGTATAGACATCACAATGGTTTCACTTGCCATTAGCGTCCGCAGGCGTGGAAATTTCATCTTGGATGCATCGTTTTTCATCTTCCTCCATCTAAATGCAGACAAGCGACGTACATCTCTATCCATTTGAATTACTGCACCAAAATCATTAACAATACCAAACATCTCTACTTTAGAGATTGTAAGGGCTAACTCTCTCAAGATATCATGCATTCTGAATGTACTCACCCCACCAAGTTCATCATTATCAACAACTTGCAACATGTTTCGATGGATCAGTTCCATGAGACAGCCCTCTGCAACTTCCTCTAGTGTACTGTTCCCTTTCTTTACTACAAACCCTTCTGCAATCCATAGTCGCACAAGCTTTTCCCTTGGCAAGGGATAATCTTCAGGGAACATGCTGCAGTACAGAAAGCAATTTCTAAGCTCTCCTGGCAAGTCATAGTAGCTCAGGCTTAGAATTCCACGAACCTGTGCATACTTCTCTAGTTCAGAGGGAAGTTGATCATATATCTGCTTCCAAACTGGCAGAATTAGCTTCCTTGTAGAAAGTAAGCTTCCTATAGATACAATTGCCAAAGGCAAGCCCCCACATTTCTTTGCAATATTAACAGCTAGCACCTGCATCTCTAATGGGCACTTGGCAACTGGCAGGACCACACTTTTCTTTGCAATATCATTAGCTAGCTCCAGGAGTTCTGAAGTATCAGTAGCTAACTCCATTACCTTTGATGGGTCCTCAGACTCGGAGTCATTGTAAGGAAAAGCTTTAGTGCAGAGTAGGGAAAGAGCATCCTTCAGACCTAATGGACTAAGCTTGAGCTGATAATGCTTGGAAGCAAGAGCAGCCACATCCTCTTTCCTTGTTGTGATAACAATGCAACTTCCATTTTTAGAATCTTCAAACACATCTCGCATTGATTCATACACTTGGGGGTTCCATATGTCATCTAATACAACTAAATACTTCTTTGCTCCAAACACTGCCCTTAACTCTGTTTTAACCTTGAGGATGTCCATGCTGTCaatgccttctgatttcctcttcCCCATTTCCATGCTGTCACTGTCAGCTCTTGTCATCTCAAGTAACTTCCTCAGCAATGCCTCCACGCTCTTGTATGTCTGTGAAATAGTAAGCCACAAAAGCACCTTAAAGTTATCCCTTTGCTTCTCGTATACATTTGCGATCAGGGTGGTCTTTCCTATTCCACCCATACCACAAACTGATACCACCTTAAGATCTTGTGTATCTGACCTCAACCATTTCGTTAGCTGCTCGCTGTTTTTCTCAATCCCCACAAGATCTTCGTCTTTCATAAATTGGGGCACACTGTACTGAGGGAATTGTAGTTCGCTGTTGTGGATTTGAGTTGGAAGAAGCTCATGAACTGGTCTCAACCATTGATCCTTCAGCATGGAAACATGTACAATTTCCTTCTCAATCTGAATTAGCTCATCAGATATTCCACTAAATATCGCAGTATAGTTTATTCCTTTGCTCAGTCTTTTCAGGAATTGGTCATTCTTGTATCGAAGATAGTGGTATGAAAAGTTATCCATTACATCCTCAACACGGTAGGCCAACATTCGTACCTCTGAGATCCATCCCTTCAGGAGTTCATCACTGAGATACAGTGCACCTGTCTTCCGTATGAAGAGATTCATCATCAAAAGTTGCCTTCGCACACGCTGCACTATGTTCGGTAGCTCTGTCAAATTAGAAAACTTGGTCGCCACAAAAGTTGCAGCTTCTCCTGCTAAATAGAAACCGATCTTTGAGAGAGCAAGGAGAGCTGCTTCAGCCATCCTGTTGAGAAAAACAGACAAGCATGTTTTAGATTACTATATGCAACCAAAAAAAAAGGAGGGGAGGCAGGCTCCATTTTTTTTTGGAGCGAaaaatacagcaggggaggctcCCACTGTGAGAGGAGGCAGGTTCCTAGAGCATAACACTTTCCATTTTTCCATAATGTGGAAACTCCAACTTTTTTCATAAACAGAAACGATGTCTAGTTAATTTTAAGGAATTTATTGTAACTCTCATTTTTCTGTATTCAATATCACAGtgcgaaacgaacggggccattgtGAAGTCTATTTCAACCCCTCACAAGATTAAGTCGAATCCATTAGCTGTTAATACTTAGCTAACTAATAGTAGCTCATAGCTAATATTAGCTAGTCAACTATTaatccctccgtttcaaattataagtcgctttgactttttttgttcatctattttgctatgtatctagacacaatattatatctagatgcatatcaAAATAAATGTATCAGAAAAGTTAATGcggcttataatttggaacggatggagtagctGCTATTAGCTGATTCAACTAGTAAAATAGTTGTTAGTTGAATATTAGCTAATAATTAGCTAAACTGTTAGCTAGACTTCAATCAAATGAGCTAATTATTAAAAACTAAGTATTGGTTGTTTGGATTTAAAAACGGGTCTAAGGGCATGTTTAGATGCACAAGCTAGTAACTAAGTAGGTTAGTAGAAGTAGGGCTCAAAATGAATTAGCCCAAATTACTTGTAATTGGCGAACAATTAGTTAAAAACTTAGGCTAAAAAATAGCCTACTTATTAGCCTTTCTGCTTAGGTACACTAGAACTAATCTTAACTAATTTTTAGCTATCGCAATTAGCCTTTGTATCAAACACCCTTGATGTCATCACTCATCATTTAGTTGTTTATCTCGTTCGAGCAATCGAGCGACTGTGATGAGCTACCGAGGGCACTATTGTGGTTGGTGTCAGCAGGTCCTGCATTTGGGTTGCATTTGGGTTGTAACGTGCGTTTAAGAGGCTGTATGGCCGGCTTCAGCTGGAGTTAGAAATTATGGCTCTCTTGGCTTCCCCTCTTCTCAAATATTTTTTTACCTTGAACTGTTGCTCTTCACGTGCCGCCAAATTCTAGCGGTAAGCCAAACTCTGGCGGCCGAAACCGAAAATGCTGGCCCGAATTGGGCACCTGGGCACGCAAAAAAAGAAAATCTAAAGTCTACCGATTATCGTcggttcgtttggcttataagccatatttttcagccaatgaatattatttttcactcacaataaattagccaacagtactttcagttatttcttatcagccaaacgaaccggGCATATTGGCCTCTAAGGATAAAAATGGTCTGAAATGGTCGGAAAAAGGGTCTAACCACTTTTAAACTCACATCCTTACACTGAATCCCACGGAATTGAAATCAGGAAAGCTAATCGGAAAAACGATATCAAACAAAATAAACTAATCAGAAATTCATCTATAACGGTCACAAAGTAGTGACTCTAATGTCCACCCAGGTAACCACTTCAAATGTTCATTATGTAATCGGTAAGGCTAGCGCCCGGACATCCGGCCCTAGGCCCTCATCTAGACGCAGCTCTCGCGCCCCATGCCTGCATCGCATCCTACACACTTCGTCCCATTCCCaaccagcgccagcgtccggaaCCGCGGTCCATGCCCATCCAACGTCTGCACGGTGTAACTGCGCCCTATGCCCATCCCGTGCCCGCACGACAGATCCAGGACCCGTGGCCACCTACCCTGCCTGCGGATGCACACCATGGAAGCATCTGCAGGCCTCAGGCGTCGGCATGTGAACCACATCGgcgcaccagcagcagcaggcggacAATGGCCTGTAACAcaagatctacttttaaaacatctagataaaaatatttgcaacatatgtctaaaaacagatgaaacacttgaaacatgcgtgtatagacattgcaacatgtgcaacaccagatcaatttttgaaacatctagattaAATATTTGAAACAGGTGTTTGGaatacatgaaacacttgaaacatagtcttgcaacatgcgtatattgcCATTGCAATATATGCGACATCCCATATCGACTTTTGCAACCCAACATTCAGTTGAAACAATTAAAATATAAGTCTGAaatgcctgaaacacttgaagcaCGGCATCACTGGTGGTCATGGCCTACCTAGTAGGGGGCTACAGTAGGGGGAACGTCGAGAGCAAATGGCCCATCATGTGTCGGCCTCCCCTTCCTGCATGGTGTCTTTGGCCGGTCACGGGAGATGAAGTTCGGACCGACGATGACCTCCTCCAGGTGGCGCcacggtggtggtggcgtggtgcccgccatggccgcgatGGGCGAGGTGGATGGGGCGCGCCGGTGTCTAGGGGCGAGGCGCGGGACGGTGACATGGCGCGGCCGCCGATGGTTTGCGGTGCGTCAAGGGGAAGGGCGCGACATGCACAGGGGATGGGCACACTATGGGAGAATGGGGTGCGGCAGGATGGAGCGCGGCAGGTAGATGCACAGTGACGCCCCAAAAGCCAGATGCGAGTGCGAGTGCGAAAGAGCACGCCTGTTGAGCCTACACGCAGCGCAGGCCTCAGAAGACAACGTCCGGATGTGGGTGGATGCCCGTGGCCAAGCATTAGTGTTCTGTAATGGGAATTGCTAGCGCTTGGACGTCCAATGGGATAGGATCCATCAGACAGTAACCTGGGCGCACTCCCAGCAAACGGCCCAATAGAAAACGCCATAACGCGACCCCGGCTTCTGTCGCTAGCGTGCCCGCTCCTACAGCTACGTCATATCGCTACTACACAGGCGCGTTTGTCCCTGTCCACCTTGCCCAGCCCCGCACTTGAACCCTACCCGTCCGCCCGCCTGGCCCCTTGCCCGCCGCACCTTCTcctgaccccctcctctctccgtGCGGGCGGGACCCAGGATGAGGACAAGTACGTGCCGTCTACAGGACCCCAGGCACGTCGCGCGCCCCATctgtcgcccccccccccccacgcacTTGGGCCGTGCCCCATGACTCTCTGAACAAACCTCTGAAACACGAAACACTTggaatatgaaacacttgaatacaacatacatctgaagtagatgaaacatttggaacatacacttgcaacatatgtgtaaaacatatgcaacatccagataaaacactagcAACTTATAACATaaaaacacttactgcaacataagaattaaatagctgaaacatttagaaggtactcttgcaacatatgtgtgaaacatatgcaacatccagataaaaaatattatgcctctgaaacactggcaacatatgcaacatctcgatctacttttgaaatatccatataaaatacttgcaacatacctctaaaacacttgaaacatatatttgcaacatagggaGGGAAAGCCAGGGCCGGTTGATTCTGGCCTCGGGGTGGGAGCCGACGGCGACCACCAGCACAGGCCATGCtcatgggtgcccttggctcagcTGGGACCAACGACCTGAGGCGCGCGACAGCACCGCCAGCACCAGTAGAGGCGGGTGGCGTGCCCGACGGCGCAGGTGGAACTACGAGAGCAAGAAGCGAGAGGCGCGGGTGGGGCACATGACGGGAAGGAACGAGGAGCGAGCAACACATGATGGGGCGTGTGGGGGGAGATGGGCGGCGAATGTGGAGTGGGGTGGGCGGACGGCTGCACGGCGCTGTGAAGTGCGCGATGGGCGAGCGAGTGGGGAGATATTTCGTTCTGAGAGATAGAGATGGGGGAGAGGTAGAGAGGAAGAGGCACGCTTGTTGGGCCGGTAGGAAGGTGGCATCCAATCGGACGAACACCCGCCTCTGAGCATTACCGTTATGTAATAGATACCGATGAGATTTTTCCTGTCAGATAACCGTGACTTCTGCATAACGCCCACCCAGGTAACCACTTCAAAAGGAAAAAGGTTTTTTATCCCCTTAACTCTTAACTTCTGTGGTCGTTTGATTTATCGTTTTTATCTAAAAAATCTGTTTTTTTAATCCCTTTCAGCTTTTTTAAACTGTTTTTGGACACCAGAGATTTAGACAATGAATTTAATGATGTGACGCCACGTCAGAGGGGTAAATTGGACTAAGTTAAATGTTCAGGGAAGTAAATTGGTTTACAAATATTTTTAAAAGATATCTAAAAAATCATTAAAATATTTTTTCAGAATTTTAACCAAATATTTTTTCACGGAAAATAATACAATTAAAAATCCAAAACTTTGGTTTAATCTtagaaatttcaaaaaaaaattgttttagcTGGGAAAATTATAAAACTAGTTACAATTTTTTtccaaaatcatgctctatctttTGGTGTCTAGATAGAAATCATTTGGATCTCGATAGACTCATTTTGGTGCTTATTTGTGACTAAAAGCTCTCGTTATCCATTATGATTAGTTGATGTCGATAATTCAGACTACATAGAAGCGCTAGTGGAACGTCGTTAGGACCATAAAGGCGCTAATCCCCTGCCTTGGATAATTTTTCAAAGTAGTTATGTTAGCCTTTTATGGCTTCATGCACCCTACCACTCATATGCATGCACACTTTGTTTTATACATTTAATTAATTTTTACAAACTATTCAATTTAATGATGTTTTAATACAAGAATTATGGTGCGTAGTGTGATGGGAAACTTAATTAAATAATTTAAAACATCATGACTCATTTGCTACCATCTAGATTTCCCCGCCGCACCACGCTCCATAATTCATTCTATTCTTATCTATTATGATCTAATCCCACTATTTTAGGATGGTATTGCTTCCTGTTGTTTCCTTATGTCACTTCAAACAATGGTCAAAGGAAAGATATCATATTGCTtcatatatttttcctatgttcaaAATTATTATTCGGTAACCAACTAATTTCAATGACGTGAGGGCACTGGCTCATGTGGAGGTCTACAATCCTGAAGagaacattgcaacgtatcgatTGAAAAATCAAGTGGCTGATGTTAAGTTCCACTAGAATGATGGTTGTTTAGGGTTCATGCTTTTTCACACTTTATGGAGATGGTTGGATAGGGGCTTGTTGAtgtttcttagcgcaatcaccaagtatggagatagaatccatcTCTAGCAACGgcgtcagaaatgcttgttggtatttcttatcgTCAGCACTAAGAATGGAGTTATAATCCATTCCCGGCGATGGCGCCAGAAATACCGGTTGGCAATGCCTAGCACCATCACTAATAAATAGCAATGCCACTAGGTaaggccttgatagttcctttatAATTTTAGATATTCATCCGCAAATGCACAGAGCTattattgtagcatttcacccggaagtattcagggtatcgttatttatattttttcaaagGAAGCCATttattgattaagagtctagtatggatatgaacctaaataataatgcttgcaagtacaccaatgtttataacagGGTAAGAACAGTGATtttaagatagtggacacacacttgggtaTTCCTCAAAAgataaaataaagagaaagaataaaagaataatcctaagtcgagcAGGTATTGGTCTactatagtcatacaaagattagttaatgatcatataaGTTACATAATTGGTATTAGGGCTAACTGTGAAGCAGGCCGGGAGGcaaccgagtactggtctgctagcaatctcatgtgacaatttagactcctacaccccaaaCGAATGTggaggattacaagggatggacatggctatcaccacctgccgcctaccaccTCAACCATGGagagtgtcgacagaatatcgttgacagtcctccgaggggtatcccacgaagatagattgatcggcagagaggcgtgtaatcaagaataagaaggcaacagagacacatgagttagacaggttcagaccgtcagtatgatgtaataccctactcctgtggtctgttggtttgtattgcctatcgtatgatattgcatgagtttagagggggtccgtgcccgccttatatagtccggggggcagggttataagtcggttagatctgagagataatcagaaagtaataacagattacaggactcttaggatcatatgtatcctaacagatctcgtagtatcatcaggatatcttcccggtgtcttgcgggagacgcCGAGCAATGTCGtgtcccgcaaggcttcatcttgtgagctaggccgcgcctgggggcgtagcccatgtggtctaccatgggtatccgaggtcgtaccccccacagctagtcctcgagcgccttgtacccgttgtgcaacgccatcttgagcttgtccgagcaggtgtgaacaaagtcgagcagtcaaactcgtggtccgaccaccgtgatgagttgccgagcagcgtgaaccatcgccgagcagcgtgcaccgtcgtcgagcagcgtgaaccatcgccgagcaacaTGAGCCATAGccgagcagtgtaacccaagtatggcttgccataagggtgtaaggagctcaagttcagaatcgaaaatttcttcacagtggaccaagtgtgcccacttagagtccgaccacgagaaaaggagatagttttctttagcttcaagaggcgcggagtcttccagaataaggcaaacacactcaccgcaaggtgaagtgtgcccacttagtccccgagcctgatagtagatgacgtagtcatgtggtgccagggtccaaagtagaagaatagtaaaagaccagctaagtaggcagccagtccccgggtgtAGCCCTGAggtgagaaaaagcacattcactgcaaggtgaagtgtgcccacttagtccctgagcctgatagtaggtgacgtggtcacgtggtgccagggtcagaaacagaagTCAAATGAAGAAAAATCCCCAATGCGATGAGGAACCGAGACATAATGCTGacgcagtccccgagccacaaggggaaatcttggagaaaacaaatcggagaaaataccagagtaatggttgtacaataGTAATTACGGAGCCATAATGATTGGTGGAGAAATCGGTGAATACTTGGCGAGTCGTAACAAATTGTGGAGATAAATCGGCGATACGGGCCGCAGTTGCGC
This sequence is a window from Miscanthus floridulus cultivar M001 chromosome 10, ASM1932011v1, whole genome shotgun sequence. Protein-coding genes within it:
- the LOC136484890 gene encoding disease resistance protein RPM1-like, encoding MAEAALLALSKIGFYLAGEAATFVATKFSNLTELPNIVQRVRRQLLMMNLFIRKTGALYLSDELLKGWISEVRMLAYRVEDVMDNFSYHYLRYKNDQFLKRLSKGINYTAIFSGISDELIQIEKEIVHVSMLKDQWLRPVHELLPTQIHNSELQFPQYSVPQFMKDEDLVGIEKNSEQLTKWLRSDTQDLKVVSVCGMGGIGKTTLIANVYEKQRDNFKVLLWLTISQTYKSVEALLRKLLEMTRADSDSMEMGKRKSEGIDSMDILKVKTELRAVFGAKKYLVVLDDIWNPQVYESMRDVFEDSKNGSCIVITTRKEDVAALASKHYQLKLSPLGLKDALSLLCTKAFPYNDSESEDPSKVMELATDTSELLELANDIAKKSVVLPVAKCPLEMQVLAVNIAKKCGGLPLAIVSIGSLLSTRKLILPVWKQIYDQLPSELEKYAQVRGILSLSYYDLPGELRNCFLYCSMFPEDYPLPREKLVRLWIAEGFVVKKGNSTLEEVAEGCLMELIHRNMLQVVDNDELGGVSTFRMHDILRELALTISKVEMFGIVNDFGAVIQMDRDVRRLSAFRWRKMKNDASKMKFPRLRTLMASETIVMSIPSILSESKYLTVLELQDSEVTTLPASIGHLFNLRYIGLRNTGISVLPESIENLINLQTLDVKSTNIRNLPHGIVKLTKLRHILADRYADVKQSEFRYFVGVEAPIGLSNLEELQTLETVQSSIYLAEQLENMMQLRSVWIENITTAHCSKICKVLSMMPLLDSLLLSASNVNEPLSFEDLKPTSTKLHRLIVRGCWAGRTLKCPMFEHHGGNLKYLALSGCHLGGEDPLVFLASHAPHLSYLRLNNINSKHELVVPADSFTHLKTLVLMGLHDVSFLDIGHGSLPVIEGIYITSLPKLATVPQGIENCHCLKKLWLLGLHVDFKAQWNNKGMKQKMQHVPEIRI